TACCCGCGAAAAGTACCCACTGGCCCTATCGGTTATTTACCCGTCCACTCCTTGACCCGCTCAGGATGCTTGGCCACCCAGTCCTTGGCCGCTGCTTCAGGCTTGGCCCCTTCCTGGATCGCCAGCATCACTTCGCCGATCTCGTCCTTGGACTGCCACTGGAACTTCTTGAGGAACTCGGCCACTTCCGGCGCCTTGGTCGCCAGTTCCTTGCTGCCGATGCTGTTGACGGTTTCCGCCGCACCATAGACGCCCTTGGGATCTTCGAGGAACTTGAGTTTCCATTTGGCGAACATCCAGTGCGGCACCCAGCCGGTGACCGCGATCGACTGCTGCTTGGCATACGAACGCCCAAGTTCCGCCGTCATCGCCGCGCCGGAGCTTGCCGTCAGCTTGTAGCCGGTGAGGTCGTAGTCCTTGATCGCCTGCTCGGTCTTGAGCATGACTCCGGAGCCTGCATCGATGCCGACGATCTTCTGCTTGAAGCTGGTGTCGGTCTTGAGGTCGGCGATGCTGTTGGCCTTGACGTACTCCGGCACGATCAGGCCGATCTTGGCATCCTTGAAGTTGGGGCCGAAGTCGACCACGTTATCCTTGTTCTTGCTCCAGTATTCGCCATGGGTCACCGGCAGCCAGGCTGAAAGCATGGCGTCGAGCTTGCCGGTGGCGACACCCTGCCACATGATGCCGGTGGCCACCGCTTGCAGCTTCACGTCGTAGCCGAGTTTCTGCTTGATCACTTCGGCAGCCACGTTGGTGGTGGCGACGCTGTCGGCCCACCCGTCCACGTAACCGATGCTTACTTCCTTGGCCATGGCCTGTGCAGCACCCATGGCCAACACCAGGGCGCCGGTCACGCCCAGGAAACGTCGCATTCTTGTAGTAGTCGCCATCAAAGCATCCCCTCGTCAGGTCTTGGAGATTGCATCATCAACCTGCGACACAGCGCGACCTGCTCCGTCAGCGACCTTTACCCAACGATAAGCGACAGCACTTCGCCATTAGCGTCATCCACGCGCGGAGTTCTGCGCGATCCTTGCATGCCAAACTGTTGGCGCCGGGCTACTATCAGCGACTCTCAACCGATGACCCGCGCCAGACGATGGACCGCTCGATGCCCAGCACGCCCCGCACCACCCTCCTCTACCTGATCACCTGCCTGTTCGCCCTGCTCGGTCTCGGTGCACTCTGGTATGGCCTGGGCAAGCCGGTGCACCTGCCCGATGCGGCGAGCCCAACGCACAAATTGCAGTGCGCCTCCTACACCCCCTTCGACAAGGACCAGTCGCCCTTCGACCAGCCATTTCGCCTGCGCCCTGCGCGCATGGACGCCGACCTGGCGTTGCTGGCCGAGCGCTTCCGGTGCATCCGCACCTATTCGATGACCGGGCTTGAGGCGATTCCGGCGCTGGCGCGCAAGCACGGGCTGAAGGTGATGCTCGGCGCCTGGGTCAATGCCAACCCGGTGGATACCGACAAGGAGGTGGCGCTGCTGATCGAGGCGGCCAACGCCAATCCGGACGTGGTCAGCGCAGTGATCGTCGGCAACGAGGCGCTGCTGCGCAAGGAAGTCACCGGCCAACGCCTGGCCGAACTGATCACTCGGG
The Pseudomonas putida genome window above contains:
- a CDS encoding glycine betaine ABC transporter substrate-binding protein, translating into MATTTRMRRFLGVTGALVLAMGAAQAMAKEVSIGYVDGWADSVATTNVAAEVIKQKLGYDVKLQAVATGIMWQGVATGKLDAMLSAWLPVTHGEYWSKNKDNVVDFGPNFKDAKIGLIVPEYVKANSIADLKTDTSFKQKIVGIDAGSGVMLKTEQAIKDYDLTGYKLTASSGAAMTAELGRSYAKQQSIAVTGWVPHWMFAKWKLKFLEDPKGVYGAAETVNSIGSKELATKAPEVAEFLKKFQWQSKDEIGEVMLAIQEGAKPEAAAKDWVAKHPERVKEWTGK